AAATGGGAATTGATGATTCACTGCTAAGGCTTTCTGTAGGTTTAGAAGACTGGGAAGATATTTGGCAAGACTTGCAGCAGGCTCTCCAAATTTTGGATTCTAAGTCATAAACCATTTGGCTGGATGTAACGTCCGGCCTTACATATAATGAGGTTTACAGGAATTATTTAAGGGAAAGTGAAAAATACCAACAGCTTGATAGAAAGGAAGATTCCTATATGTTTAAGAAACTATTTGGCGGTAATAAAAGCGTAGAAGAAAACCTGGTAGCTCCGTTAAGCGGTAAAGTCGTAGCTTTAGATGAGGTTCCGGATCCAGTATTCAGCCAGCGTATGATGGGAGACGGAGTGGCTATCGAACCAAACAACGGAAAAGTAGTCAGCCCGGTTGACGGTGAAATCGTTCAGCTGTTCCCGACGAATCACGCGATTGGAATTAAGACAAAATCCGGTGTTGAAGTACTCGTACACATCGGCTTAGAAACAGTATCAATGGAAGGCGAAGGCTTTGAAGGCCACGTCACAACTGGTGATAAAGTAAAAGCCGGAGACGCGCTTATTACTTTTGA
This window of the Halobacillus sp. Marseille-Q1614 genome carries:
- a CDS encoding PTS glucose transporter subunit IIA, whose translation is MFKKLFGGNKSVEENLVAPLSGKVVALDEVPDPVFSQRMMGDGVAIEPNNGKVVSPVDGEIVQLFPTNHAIGIKTKSGVEVLVHIGLETVSMEGEGFEGHVTTGDKVKAGDALITFDTALVEQKAKSTITPIVITNYDDIVENFEPAYNDSVQAGETSIIKLQTK